A genomic stretch from Mustelus asterias unplaced genomic scaffold, sMusAst1.hap1.1 HAP1_SCAFFOLD_63, whole genome shotgun sequence includes:
- the LOC144483360 gene encoding uncharacterized protein LOC144483360: protein MKKPWKCADCEKRYRTPSQLEAHRRSHTGERPFICSHCREGFTRLSILKQHQRVHTGERPFTCSQCGEGFTQASALWRHQQVHTGEKPFTCSQCEKGFTRLSQLQTHQRVHTGERPFICSQCREGFTDLSSLRSHQRVHTGERPFTCSQCGKGFTQSSTLQKHQRVHTGEKPFTCSQCGKGFSQSSNLQIHQRVHTGGKPFTCSQCGKGFTLSSTLRRHQRVHTGERPFTCSQCGRGFTQSSNLQIHQRVHTGERPFTCSQCGKGFRVSSQLLRHQQVHEGDKPWKCGDCGKRYRYPSELEAHRRSHTGERPFTCSQCAEGFTQFYCLQTHERVHTGERPFTCSQCGKGFSQSSHLQLHQRVHTGERPHTCSQCGKGFPQLSDLRRHQRVHTGERPHTCSQCGKGFIQLSDLRRHQRVHTGERPFTCSQCGKGFRVSSHLLRHQQVHK, encoded by the exons atgaagaaaccatggaaatgtgcggactgtgagaagagatacagaaccccatctcagctggaagctcatcggcgcagtcacactggggagaggccattcatctgctctcactgtagggagggattcactcggttatccatcctgaagcaacaccagcgagttcacactggggagaggccgttcacttgctctcagtgtggggagggattcactcaggcaTCCGCTCTGTGgagacaccagcaggttcacactggggagaaaccgttcacctgctctcagtgcgagaagggattcactcggttatcccagctgcagacacaccagcgagttcacactggggagaggccattcatctgctctcagtgtcgggagggattcactgacttatccaGCCTACGGTCacatcagagagttcacactggggagaggccattcacctgctctcagtgtgggaagggattcactcaatcatccaccctgcagaaacaccagcgagttcacactggggagaaaccgttcacctgctctcagtgtgggaagggattcagtcagtcatccaatctgcagatacaccagcgggttcacactggggggaAACCGttcacatgctctcagtgtgggaagggattcactctgtcatccaccctgcggagacaccagcgagttcacactggggagaggccattcacctgctctcagtgtgggaggggattcactcagtcatccaatctgcagatacaccagcgagttcacacaggggagagaccgttcacctgctctcagtgtgggaagggattcagagtttcatcccagctgctgagacatcaacaagttcatga gggagat aaaccatggaaatgtggggactgtgggaagaggtacagatacccatcagagctggaagctcatcggcgcagccacactggggagagaccgttcacctgctctcagtgtgcggagggattcactcagttctaCTGCCTGCAGACAcacgaacgagttcacactggggagagaccgttcacctgctctcagtgtgggaagggattcagtcagtcatctcacctgcagttacaccagcgagttcacactggggagagaccacacacctgctctcagtgtgggaagggatttcctcagttatctgacctgcgtagacaccagcgagttcacactggagagagaccacacacctgctctcagtgtgggaagggatttattcagttatCTGACctacggagacaccagcgagttcacactggggagaggccgttcacctgctctcagtgtgggaagggattcagagtttcatcccacctgctgagacaccagcaagttcacaagtga